AATGTGAGCCTATTTGATTTGATAATAGTTTTTATTTGTGATGTTGCACAAATAAACTGGCAGTTGCTGGCAACTACTGCACAGTATTAACTTCAGGTTGAATTTACTAACTCACGGGAAGAAAtaacctccagcagcctctctACTGAGGATGTGTTGCCCGGAGTTACTAACTGTGCAGCTATTGCTGCTACTATTCACTGAGAGAAACTATGTGAGATCAGAGGTGTCTGAAGCAGTGGGGTTATATGGGCTGATCCAAAGACGTACAGTTGGCAGGAGAACTAACATGCCAGAACCTGCCTGTGGCCGCCTTTCTGATCTTAAACATGTTAAGTCTCCCACAAACTAAGATGGAtgtaaactgttttttcttgctgattttGCACAAACTCTGTTGAAAGTAACCTTTGGAACTGGAGCACTCGGTGCATTGGCCAATGTGGCTTTCTCACAGATGAAAACCTTTACATCTCTAGATTATGTAAAGTTAAaaatgtcctttaaaaaaaacttccctgatgtgcaggcagcagaaagcATTGGTCAGTAGCTCTGCAAAAGGGCATGAAGTCAGAAGTCTCCAGGGCTGGAAAATGTCACTGAGAGGTGTCTTGCCACAACAGGGGACAAGGCATATATTGGGGGggggtgttggtttttgtttgttgtttgtttgatttttctttgtgttttttgttgtgtttggtttgttgttgttgttttttgtttgaggCTTATCAGAAAAGCCTCAAGGGGGACAGGATTGCATAGATTCAAATTGCATCTTGACATACTATCAATGGCTGGATGCTGTGCATCTGTTGGAAGTCAAATCAGGTTATTACCATTTTACTTCTTGTTAGCCTCTATATGGCAAACAAAGCTCAGAGCTGTTGGGATGCTTTCCTTTGACACCAGAATCTTTGGAAAAACCTGTCATTAAACTCTCTGAACAAGGGAAATGTCATATTTGTCTTCATGTGTGACAGAAGGCAGGTATGTAGGGAGAAGCAGCATCTCTAATGTCCTGACTGATCTagatgggaaaaggaaaggttttgGACGGAAAATTCCTTGCGGTCATTGCTAGAAGTACAGcaattgtttgtttttgtacAGGAAGAATAATGAAGTAGtctaggaaaacaaacatacacTGCGTTTTCCTGTTCTCAGCATAAAGTCCCAGTACCACTCTTGAGTGTCTAGGTGTGGTAAATGAGCCCAGAGTGTGCCCTGGTGCAGAAACCTCACTGCAAATCTCAAAATTGAAGTGTTGGGCTGCTGAAGTTGCTCATCTGCCAGAGAATGATTTGCTGATATTTTCCCCCATtccccagctccttcctctACTGTCTAACACGTCTCCATTTTCATTAAAGATCCTTAGAGTCCTACCGTTTTAACTTTTGTATTCCTGCAGATTTCTTGAGTACCAGGATTTTAATGGTGCCTGCTTTCCCAGTTACCATTCAAGCATCTGCCTTTGAGTATCTTGAGAGACTAAAGAGTGAAGGATTTCAGTGAGTCGCTCTGTAGCGAGTTAGGGTTTCATTAGGGAAAGCAGAGTTCATCCATATGGTCCTCCTTGGAGTCTGATTGTAATCTGAAATCCCTGCTGAGGTGTTAGGAATGGCAGGAGTTAGAAAAACCATCTTCCCAAAAGCCCAGTTGTGGAAGAATGACTTCAGTTTGAAGTGTAGCATGAGCAGCTCAGGGCTCGTGCCCTGGGAACTCACACTGGATTCAGGTGTCTGTTCAGATTTCCcagtttatttcttcaaataGCCCCTAGCTTGTTCAGGAAAATGAGTCTCCGTCAAAGCCAGTTTTCCTTAGTCAAACTGTTTCTTGACCTTGCAGTGCTAGAGGCACCTGCAGTGGTTTAAGAGTCCCATTTTCTCCCTAAGAGAAGCTGATCATACATGACCGGGAGTTATGGGAGGAGGGATGGTGTTTATTGTAATTGCAAGGGGGGAGGCATACACAAGGGCCTTTAAACTGCAGATGTAGGGGCTCTGTGCTGGGCTTTGTACACCCGTATATTAGCCCTTTTCCATTTTGAATTGCCAGTAGGAAGTattaaaactattaaaatattttactcactagtttgcttttttgctgTATGGGCAAATACTGAACTTGCCTAGCACTATCTAAAAAGGCATAAAACAGACTGGTGAAGCCATTTGCCTTATGAGTAACTGTATTTCTTATCCAGAGAGACTCCTTCCTTAGGATAATTAGTGGCTTTTAATAGCAGTCCACAGTTCACTGCTAGCTCAGCTGACTTTGAGATGTCTAATCAATAGGTAATAAATTAATAGAGACCACCCACAAAATCTTATCCAAAACCtgcagattttgttttgttatcaTCCATCACTTTTGCCTTAGCTGTTATACCTGAAGTATGTGAGAAGGCTGCGTTCAATGTGATGTTGGTTCCTTTTGCATCTGCAGGTATCTAGGCAAAGAGGGCTGGGCCCCAGCTTCATATCTGAAGAAGGCTAAAGATGATCTTCCATCTAGGAAAAAGAACTTAACTGGGCCAGTGGAAATCATAGGAAACATCATGGAGATCAGTAACCTGCTGAACAAGAAATCATCCACTGACAAGGAAACTCAAGCAGAAAACGAGACTGCAGAAACCCATATCACCAAGAAGGAAATCAGTTTGCCTATCCTGTGCAATGACTCTAATGGCAATGCCATGATGACCCCAGACAAGCAGGCTTCCAAACTGGCCCAGGGATCTCCAGCCATAGCAAGGATAGCACCACAAAGAGCACAAATAAGTAAGGCAGTAAAGCAGTCTGGGTTTCCACTGGCTCGCaatgaatttttgttttgaacctTTTAGCACTGACATTGCCTGTCAGCCAAGGTCCCATGTGTCCTGGCCTTATTGCTGAGTCCACATGAGCAGATCTTTGTCTTGTCTGTACATCTGCAGGGACTCCAGGATGTGGTCCTTCATTAGCAGTGATAAAATTTAACTTTGCTTTACACAAGGGCTGGCTGGTTCTTCTTTATCTTAGGCAATAtgtgtttacttttttctctttcccagagaagatttttttcattttgaacacTCTAAAATGTGTCCCCCACCCCCAGTAATGCAGATATGATGGTGTGTTAAATTCAAAGAGACCACCTCtgtcttttcttgcatttgttctgctgttttcctggagGCAAGTTGCTATAATGTTCTTACTACTTTACCTACAAAATGCAGATGCTAATGCTAGTCTGTGCAAGGAATGGCAAGATACTATTATATGATAGAGGACAGTGTGAGTGTTATTAATTTAGTGGATTACTTTTACTGCTGGGGGGAAAACTAGGTATTAGGCCAATTCTTTGCTGGCCAATCTCCAATGGAGCTGGTCAgttccagcagaaaataaaatccactgCTTTCTGTCAGGGATTGTCTCTTAAATTTGCTGGCTTAGCTGAGTTGAATAGCTAAGCCACCTTGGTATTTCTAATATACCCTCATAGTTTCCTATCTTGTTTCATAGGGGTGCCTTAAATATTGCAAATACAGATTTCTAATATTCTCAAACTGCATaacagcagagagctgctgaaaaGATGTGTTTAGCAGTACTTAAAAAGTTAAATCaactctcccttttccttttccttctcaggTTCTCCAAATCTAAGAACAAGGCCACCCCCACGAAGAGAATCCAGTCTGGTTTGTATTGGTTTATGGTATATGTTAGCAGTGGGTTAGGTGTCTGGTGCTTTATGAGACTTTTGTACAGCTGTACAAGGTGTGAGGAGTGTCTGAGAGATCCTTTATTTGCttgcctgtttgttttattttttaagtattgaGCAGGACATCCTAATGTTAATTGGggatttctgtttttcaaagtgtTGCCCTAGCTAAACAGGTATTGAACTGGAGGGAGAACATCCTGAAGCTCCTATGTTCTCTGTATGAGCATTAAAGCCCATTTGACTGACTCAGAAGGTGTAAAGTTCCTCTTGGTGTCTTTAGCCAAGACCAGATCTTTtgaccttttcttctctttaacaATTGGGAGCGTTTCCTCTCCTTCCATTGCTGCCATCCTTGAGGTGGCTAAGCTTCACTCTTTTGTATGCTCAAAGTGACTTGGGATCTTATGGAAGGTTGTGTGCTACAGGAATGACACCTCCTATGATTATCCTCAAAGCTAGGATGCTGGAAGTTTGGACCAATTTAAGATTAGGACTGTCATCTTCAGATAGGAACTACTCAGTAGTCTATTTGTACAAAAGTTATGCTAATAACTTGTTTGTAACTAGGCAATACATAACGTTTAGTCTTTGCTGTACCCTTTATCAGCAGTATGTGACTTGTAATTTTTCTGAGATGACTCTTAAGAAACTAGGTGAATAGTGTATAAGcgttttttttcctatttctctttGCATTATTTTGAATTAGACTCTGTTTTGGCAAGACTACTACTCTCAATCCCATGCTAAAAATAACAATGATAATAGATGTGAAACCCTGAACATGTCTGCTGTTTCCAATTATCTTCATTTAATCCAAACCATCCTGTtatctgaaagcattttattatACTGCACTTCTGCTGTATTTCAGCATTTATAGTGCAGAAACATCCAATTATAACAGTGTTAGACACGGTTCCTAAGGTGCAGTGATGCATCCTCTGTGAGATGCCACATGCTATGTGTGATGAAACATGGATTGTTAGTTACAACTAGGATATCTTAGAAATGTAGGAGCATGTGAATAAAACACAGTGtgtaatttgcctttttctcatTAGTGGCTTAGGCTTATTTTGCATCTTTGGCTGTCCTGTGTCTGTCTGTGGCAGGTCAGACCTGTGCTCAAGAGATTCTGACATACTGTAGTTCTTGTATTAGAACTGTAAGTGGTGAAGTGCAGAAGCTGTTAAGTTTCTCCATCATCTAGTCATTCTGTAAATGAGCAATGGGCTAATCTGAAAAGTTTTTGATATTGAAATTCTTGAAAGGACTCTTATCCCATTtatcatcttaaaaataattataataaataaaatgtgacaGCTTAATGTAAAGGCACACTTAGCTTTTAGAGGAGTCTGGTATGCTGCGAGAATGGCTCTGAATAGCAGTGTCCTGCTTCTCGTGGAGCCTCTGTGCAATTTAAATGCAGGTCATGTTGGGACTGAGTTAGAGGTTCTGAGTCTCTGTTATGGGGAGGAACTGGAATCTTTTGATCCTATAGTaaagcccttcctttgtcctaCCACTTCAGCTGAGCAAAGCTCTTCATAGGGGTCTATGATATTATCCTTGTTTCTTGCTACAACAGATGCCCATTAGCAACTGGGTATTGCAGATTGTTGAAAAATCCTGCAGCAGATTAAGAGCAATAATTCATGAGGTTTAGATTTTAAGGTGGTATATTTGATGATGGGCAGAATCTATTATGAGCCTGTTGCAGTGCAATTTTCTGCAGTTGTAGCAAGCCATTCAGAACTGAGTCTTTCCGGACAAAACCTCAGAGTAAATGGGCTGTTGTTACTATGACTGGAATGGCAGCTCACGCTTTATGGCCCATTGGTAAAATGTTTTACTGCTCAGGTAAAGATTATCACAGTTTTAATAGCTGGTGAAAGCAGCATGAACAGTGCGTATTTTGAAAGGTTTCTCTCTTGTGGCCCATCTCAATGCATCAGCTTCCACTCTGGAGAACTGGGAAGTTAGCATTAGGAAATAGcacaggaagaaggaagagtttTAGtgaataaagcaaatattttttcatactgCTGTTCAGCCCACTCTTTCTTTGGTTTAATTGAACAAAACTTCCTATTTGCCGTAGGGATTTCAGTTGCCCAAACCACCAGAGCCACCCTCGGTGGAAGTGGAATACTACACCATTGCAGAGTTCCAGTCATGTATCTCTGATGGCATAAGCTTTCGTGGAGGACAAAAAGCAGAGGTGAGCCTTAACAGTGCAGCTGGAAGAATTGTAGTATTTGGCTATTGCAGGGGACTGGATTGAAAGGGGAAGGGTGGAAAGCAATTGGTTGAGATTTTTGTCTAAGTAACATGTTTCTTGTCATCTCCTAGGTTATAGAAAAGAATTCTGGCGGCTGGTGGTATGTGCAGAttggagagaaggaaggatggGCTCCAGCCTCTTATATTGACAAGAGGAAGAAGCCGAATTTAAACAGAAGAACCAGTACTTTAACCCGCCCAAAAGTTcctcccccagcacctcccagtaaACCAAAAGACTCTGAAGAAGGAGCAATTCCTGGAACGGTTTCTTCAGGAGATAGCCAGGACTCTCCCCACAAGCTGAAATACGAAGAACCTGAGTATGATGTGCCTGCTTTTGGCTTTGACTCAGAGTGTGAAGTGAGCGAAAGTCATCGTGAAGAGGGCACTCCTGAAAAACGACTGTTTCAGCCTCTGAAGCCCTCTCCTGTGTCATcacttcagaaagcaaagttCAAAGTAGGAGAGTCTTCAGAAGATGTTGCACACGAAGAAGAGACCATCTATGAGAATGAAGGATTCAGGCGTTATGTGGAAGATGCTTTGTCCAATAAGGAATCTAGTGGAGACTCTGATTCTCAGAAAAGCTCCTCCCTCTCCTTAATCCGAAGGAATTCTCCATGTTCCAGCTCTCCTAAATCATCACTCATGAAGCTCAAGATGGATAAAAACATCCAGCCTGATCTTGGAAAATGTCACTATTCCAAGAGCGAGGAGACAAAACCAAGGTCAGCTTCAGATGTTGGCTTACGTAGCATGCCAAGAACAGGCATGAAGAAAGAGCCTGGGCAGAGTCCTTCCATTAGAGCAAAGCCAATTGTTAGGCCCAAACCCTTTCTGAACAAGGCAGAGTCTCAGAGCCAAGAAAAGATGGATATCAGCACTTTAAGGCGTCAGCTTAGGCCGATTGGGCAGCTCAGAGGTGGACTTAAAGGTTCAAGAAGTGAAGAGTCTGAGACCCCTCCACACACAGCTTCTGAGAACCAAGATGATCCTGTTAGGAGGGGCTCGGCTGATCTCATTACAGCTCCTTCCCGTGGCATTTTCTGCTCTAGCCATCCAGCCAAACCTGAGCAAGAAAATGATTCCAGATGTTTCTATGTGACCACTGACTCATATCAAAAGGTACAGGATTCTGAAATTTGCTTCCCAGCAGGAGTAGAAGTGGAAGTGCTGGAAAAACAAGCCAGCGGATGGTGGTACCTGAAATACGGAGACATGGAAGGCTGGGCTCCTTCCCATTATTTGGCTCTCCCTGATAACCAGAGAGAAACCCCATCAGCAGAGACTGATGCCTCATTTGccaggaacaggaaaaatgaaaacaagtcaAACAGTTTAGAAAAGATAGAGAAGAGGGTTCAGGCTCTGAACACCATAAATGAGAGCAAACGTGCAACACCACCCATCCCAAGCAAACCTCCTGGTGGTTTTTCAAAACCATCGGGGCCTGTCAAAATGAGGAatggtgtgaggcagctggctGTCCGGCCACAGTCAGTGTTTGTGTCTCCACCACCAAAGGATAATAACCTGTCATGCTCCTTGCGCAGAAATGAGTCTTTAACAGCTACAGATCATCTTAGGGCCGTCCGTCGGAATTCCTCCTTCAGCAACGCGTGGTCACAGCCTGGTGACGTGAAGGGAAAGCAGCCTGAGCGTTCGGGTACAGAGGGCTCGGAGACCACTTCCAGCCTCTCTACCCAGAGGAATGGGATTCCTGTGTCCACAGTCAGGCCAAAGCCCATTGAGAAATCCCAGTTCATCCACAACAATCTCAAGGACATCTATGTTTCCATTGCAGACTATGAAGGGGATGAGGAGACTGCAGGGTTTCAGGAAGGTGTGTGCATGGAGGTCCTCGAAAGGAACCCAAATGGCTGGTGGTACTGCCAGATCATGAGTGGTGTGAAGCCGTTCAAAGGCTGGGTGCCCTCAAATTACTTGGAGAAAAAGAACTAATATTGCAATATCTTTAACCTCCCTAATTTATACTGTTCCTGCTGTGtacatgtggaaaaaaacaaaacaaaacaaaaaacaattgCTACACAAAAAACACGTTTCCCTGTGCTCCAGTTTGTACAAAGGGACAAAGGAGTCTATGCTGAGGACAAATCTGCCATGTTCTGGAGAGGTTTGTGGGGTTATCATGTCATAAGAAACTTTGAGGAAAATGCAGCATAGCCAATGCCTTTTTGTGAAGTTGTTAATAATCTTGTGTGTGTGACAGGGTATGACATCCCATCTTTCCCGTTATTGATAGGAAACCCAATGTGTGCCTTTTGTAAGAGAGAAAGATATACACATGCATCTACTTGGGGAGTTTTGTGCCAAACTCTGTTTTACAATCTTGGCTCCCTTTCTCCTCATTCTTGTCCATACGTGGAATACCCAAGAGTTTTGGATGCGTTTTCACAACTTACAGTGAGAAGTGAATGGAAGTTTCTGAAACACAGAGGGACTCTAATCCTTTGGAgatgttcacttttttttttttaagtgttctcAATGGTTGGTTGGTGCAGAGTTGGAACCTTTTCATTGTGGAGAGATTTGGTCTCTGACTTCAGCTGTGTTTGTTGTTACTGCTAACTCATTGGAAAAGGCAATCAGGTGGTGTTGGTTGagggctttttgtttcttttttttctgtcttgttcttTGAGTTGGGATTTCAGGTGTTCTGGGGCAGCAATGCCTATTGGTGCTTGTAAAAACAAACCTACAAACCCCATGCTTAAGCACATTGATTACTTTGTAGGTTCCATATTTAATTCTGTGCCTGACCACTGCCAGGTGCTCCTAGTTGATTCTCTTCCCAGTGCTGGGTTTCTGAGCTGGTCATAGCATCAAAATGTACAAAAGTCCCTTAAGACACTAAAGACAAAGCTGTCAAATGTAttacttctggttttgtgaTCTGGTCTGAATCCAAGCGTGCTGACTGCTGGCAGGGCCCACTAAGGTATTAGAAATAGCTGTAACCTTCTGCAACATCAGTGTTTACAatgagggagggaaaaaagccaTCAAACTCAGTCTGCACGTGCTTCATTTGTATATTTTTGGGgaattgttttctgtgttttgtgtttgtcttttctgtgcATTCTGggtttactttatttttttgtcttcttttacCAGAAGAGACTTAGAAGTGAAGTAGGAGCTGAGGAGTTTCTGTTCCCACTTGAATCCAAAAAGTACATTTGTACAGGAAAGTGTGCCTGGGCTTCCCAGGCTCAGAGACTTAATATTAAAGCAATTAGGTCTACAGTGCATCTAACCAGGAAGCTGCCTCTTCTAGTTCTgtttctgtttgcctttcttaaCTCATGCTTTGAAACGTGACACATGGCGGGAGTATAGTGGTGGGAAGTGGCAGAAGCATCCATTGGTAAAGGCTAGGAATATGGAGTTATTTGTGAGGCAACCGACTCTTGTACTGTAAACATCATTGGCTAAATCCCTACTGTACTTGAGGAAgtcatacctttttttttttttttttaaatggcctTGTTAATCACTCAAGATCAATATCTAGTTCTTTTAAGTAATAGGCAGCATTGTAAATCTGTTTTAAGGGGGACGGGGCAGACCATTTCACTACTGGTTTACACAAAATGATACATGCCCTTTTATCCACCCAAGTTTCACACTGATTTGGCTTGGAAGGCAAAGGTTctaaagacttttaaaagagCTGGGATCAAGGGGCTGAGTAAAAGACCACAATAACATCGTGTGTTACTGGGGATGTttctctgccaaaaaaaaattacacaattTATACGTTgttcttgtctttattttttgttttcttggtggtttggggtttttattaatttccatGGTAGTATTGAGAGTTGCCTACAGCTAACCAGACTGATGTCCTTTTGTTAGCCAAAACAACATCCAGGTGCCACAACTGGCTACAAACAGTGCTGTGGTTCGAGCAGCTCTCTGCATCCAAATGGGGAGGGAGGGTGTTTGGTTGGGATCCGTTTAAATTGTggtggcaggagaaggaggagtaTCTGCTCAACAGCTCGTATCACAGTGTACAGGGTCCTCTTTGTACCTTAATGTCTTACCATATAATATATATAGATATCCAGTTAGCTACATCTTACTGGATGTGTTTCTGAGGCATTGTGGCCCTGTCTCTCATACTTCTCCCCATTTTTAGTTGTACTAATATGGTAGCAGCCATAAAAGACTGCTGAAGCTGTTGCAAGATTATAATAAAAGTATTATATTCTTCTGCTGGACAGTATTAAATAGAGCAATACATAGAGTTATCTGCTAGATTGCAGTACTAATAGTAGTGACTTAGTGACTCGTATTAATGTtgttatgatttattttaacaataatGATGCGGAAGTGGTTCATTATTTTGAATTAATGCACTTTAACAATAAAAGAATCCAAAATGGAAGCCAATGCAGAGAACTTAAGTGCATTATTTAAAGGTGCAGTATATAATTATCATTTTCTTGAAGCACATATTTATTAAGAATTaacttattatttaaaatattctaaagtTTTGTTTAAAGACATTCCCACTGGGTCATCTCTTTGGGGGGATGTAAAAGCACAGCTCCCAGATCTTCTGCATTGAGCCACTGAATTCTCTGAGTACGGTGTGGCATGACATGAGGAAAGCAGCATGCAGACAGGAGAGCCTGGGCTACTAGAAATAATCAGATTTGGCACCCAGCAAAGCCGAGCCCAGAGCACCTCTGAACTGCAGGAGTCcttgcagggtttggggtggcAAAGCCACTTCTGGCAGGTGGTCACCGGTGCCTGGGTGCCATGTGCCTGGCATGAGGCTGGTCCCTGGTGATGTGGGATTGCTGCGAGGCTCAGGCTGGTGTGAGAGCTTTAGGATCTGCCTGGGAAACACAGCCCAGCTCTGTAACAGACGTTAGTCTGTCCTGCAGCTCCTTTTCCACCTTGCAAGCTCCAGGCAGTGCAGGGGATGACACAGAGCGAGGGTTTTCTCAAGCAGCAGCCCAGGCCCATGCCTCAGTTGCTCCTTTATCCCATCTCAAAGGCTTTGTGGCCCCCCTGAGAAGAGGCCAGAGCCTATAGATGGGCTGCAAAGCCACACTCATGGCCTCCCTTTACTCCATCAGCACCAGCACAAAGGATGGGGTGTGAATGAACTACTTGATGCTAGAAATGAATGTGGGCCACTGCCTGGCACACCGGGCTTCCCGCCTGGTGGGAGAACTTTGGTCTGGGCTTCCCTTTACTTGGTGACTGTTCTGATTGATTGTGTTTAAAAGGgcacttttaaagcaaataaccCCCCGATgcagttttttcccctctcatctTACTGTTTTCACAGCATCTCTCACTAATCTTTTTTTTGATTCTCTCAACTGagagacattaggaaaagaattattttattccattgGCGAGCAGCTAGTTTTGGTCAGCTCCAGTGACAGGTGAAACAGCAAGCCCTTTCTACTGTTAGCTGTGAAACAGAGTGAAAGGCCTTAAGCTAAATCAGAAAAGCCAACTGCATGGCAGGAAAATCCGGCAGGGTGCCTCGGAGAACAGCGTAGTGCTAGAAGTGTGTTAgctattttctaaaatgttaatGTCGCCTTAAGCTTTACTTACTAAATTTGTCAGAACTGACACTGGATCAAGAGCAATATTTAAATGTAACATACACCTCAGTGAACACTCAATGCAGAAATCAATAGTACTgtttaaatttctctttttctggtttattcttGAACCAGACTGTTAAGAGGAAGAGCTCTGCGAGGCTTGGGCAAAGCCATTTGCAGCTGAAGGGGGCCCTCCTCCGGGGGAAGAGGCGGCTGCTGTCACCACGTTGCTCTCACTCACTGTCCATGCTTTCCGAAGTCTTGAATTTGGACCAACAGAAAATCCAAATTCCAATGCCAGAGAACAAAATTTAAGAATGTGAAAATTGTGTCTTGCTGTATACTGCAACTTTAATAATAATGAGCACTTCTGAGTTCGTTATTGAGGTTTATATAATGCCTGAAAAGTTTAATTGCTGGTTTCCTTTGTCTCCCCTTTCAAAACACTTTCTTGTAACAGCAAGAATAGTACGTTTTTGTTAGCAACCTTTGCCCATGGGAGGCAATTCCTGTTGTTTTAGCCCTCATGCCTTGCAATGGGTGGGTGTTGCCATACGTACCAGTTCTTTACAAGCCGAACTTTTCAAGATAAAAGATACAATGGGCCCTCGCATGTGGGGATACTTAACTGGGATGTCAACAGGAAGCTTTTGAATTGATGTGTACAGTAAtagcaaatacaaaataatgaagGATTTAAATTGGCTCACGGCTAGACtcttaaaagcagaatttcatgTCTGCACGGGTATAACTAAAAAAATGGACTTGGCCCTTGTGGATATGCACCCCAAAGACTCCTCCTGTTATGATGCTATAAAGTTTGACGAAGGCATTATATAATTGTTTTCATCACTTTCAGATCTTAATGAATCGTATTTTATTGTAATATATATTCATTGCTTTCCtcagttaaaaagaaagttaCTGCTTTTATCTtatatgaaaaacaaaggaatttGGTAAAGCattcattattttcatattaCTAGTATTAACAGAATAGAGCTAGTACTATTTAATTTTAGATCTTCATAGCTAGCTTGTTAATAACTCATATTTTCCTGTGTTGTATTGTAGtagttttttctatttttttcccaaatactCTGCattcttgagaaaaaaacaaatccaatgAGTGGATAAGTGCAATATTCATAGAATAAACAGGCCCCTCATCCAGGACTTGGAGTGGAACGTGCAGTGTGAAATGTTTGCAATTCTCTATTCATGCACTCTTAGGGGAAGGGGAAATGCAAGGGAGGGGGCAGCTGGATGAAAACAGGACCCTTGGGTAGGTAGGGACTGATAGCTGGG
The genomic region above belongs to Caloenas nicobarica isolate bCalNic1 chromosome 7, bCalNic1.hap1, whole genome shotgun sequence and contains:
- the SH3PXD2A gene encoding SH3 and PX domain-containing protein 2A isoform X2; translated protein: MLSYSVLDANVVDVEKRRNPSKHYVYIINVTWSDLTSQIIYRRYSKFFDLQMQLLDKFPIEGGQKDPKQRIIPFLPGKILFRRSHVRDVAVKRLKPIDEYCRALVRLPPHISQCDEVFRFFEARPEDLNPPKEDYGSSKRKSGADASSEPMILEQYVVVSNYEKQENSEISLQAGEVVDVIEKNESGWWFVSTAEEQGWVPATYLESQNGTRDDSDINTSKLGEVSKRRKAHLRRLDRRWTLGGIVNRQQSREEKYVTIQPYASQGKDEIGFEKGVTVEVIQKNLEGWWYIRYLGKEGWAPASYLKKAKDDLPSRKKNLTGPVEIIGNIMEISNLLNKKSSTDKETQAENETAETHITKKEISLPILCNDSNGNAMMTPDKQASKLAQGSPAIARIAPQRAQISSPNLRTRPPPRRESSLGFQLPKPPEPPSVEVEYYTIAEFQSCISDGISFRGGQKAEVIEKNSGGWWYVQIGEKEGWAPASYIDKRKKPNLNRRTSTLTRPKVPPPAPPSKPKDSEEGAIPGTVSSGDSQDSPHKLKYEEPEYDVPAFGFDSECEVSESHREEGTPEKRLFQPLKPSPVSSLQKAKFKVGESSEDVAHEEETIYENEGFRRYVEDALSNKESSGDSDSQKSSSLSLIRRNSPCSSSPKSSLMKLKMDKNIQPDLGKCHYSKSEETKPRSASDVGLRSMPRTGMKKEPGQSPSIRAKPIVRPKPFLNKAESQSQEKMDISTLRRQLRPIGQLRGGLKGSRSEESETPPHTASENQDDPVRRGSADLITAPSRGIFCSSHPAKPEQENDSRCFYVTTDSYQKVQDSEICFPAGVEVEVLEKQASGWWYLKYGDMEGWAPSHYLALPDNQRETPSAETDASFARNRKNENKSNSLEKIEKRVQALNTINESKRATPPIPSKPPGGFSKPSGPVKMRNGVRQLAVRPQSVFVSPPPKDNNLSCSLRRNESLTATDHLRAVRRNSSFSNAWSQPGDVKGKQPERSGTEGSETTSSLSTQRNGIPVSTVRPKPIEKSQFIHNNLKDIYVSIADYEGDEETAGFQEGVCMEVLERNPNGWWYCQIMSGVKPFKGWVPSNYLEKKN
- the SH3PXD2A gene encoding SH3 and PX domain-containing protein 2A isoform X1 — translated: MLSYSVLDANVVDVEKRRNPSKHYVYIINVTWSDLTSQIIYRRYSKFFDLQMQLLDKFPIEGGQKDPKQRIIPFLPGKILFRRSHVRDVAVKRLKPIDEYCRALVRLPPHISQCDEVFRFFEARPEDLNPPKEDYGSSKRKSVWMSSLSETPKKSVASGADASSEPMILEQYVVVSNYEKQENSEISLQAGEVVDVIEKNESGWWFVSTAEEQGWVPATYLESQNGTRDDSDINTSKLGEVSKRRKAHLRRLDRRWTLGGIVNRQQSREEKYVTIQPYASQGKDEIGFEKGVTVEVIQKNLEGWWYIRYLGKEGWAPASYLKKAKDDLPSRKKNLTGPVEIIGNIMEISNLLNKKSSTDKETQAENETAETHITKKEISLPILCNDSNGNAMMTPDKQASKLAQGSPAIARIAPQRAQISSPNLRTRPPPRRESSLGFQLPKPPEPPSVEVEYYTIAEFQSCISDGISFRGGQKAEVIEKNSGGWWYVQIGEKEGWAPASYIDKRKKPNLNRRTSTLTRPKVPPPAPPSKPKDSEEGAIPGTVSSGDSQDSPHKLKYEEPEYDVPAFGFDSECEVSESHREEGTPEKRLFQPLKPSPVSSLQKAKFKVGESSEDVAHEEETIYENEGFRRYVEDALSNKESSGDSDSQKSSSLSLIRRNSPCSSSPKSSLMKLKMDKNIQPDLGKCHYSKSEETKPRSASDVGLRSMPRTGMKKEPGQSPSIRAKPIVRPKPFLNKAESQSQEKMDISTLRRQLRPIGQLRGGLKGSRSEESETPPHTASENQDDPVRRGSADLITAPSRGIFCSSHPAKPEQENDSRCFYVTTDSYQKVQDSEICFPAGVEVEVLEKQASGWWYLKYGDMEGWAPSHYLALPDNQRETPSAETDASFARNRKNENKSNSLEKIEKRVQALNTINESKRATPPIPSKPPGGFSKPSGPVKMRNGVRQLAVRPQSVFVSPPPKDNNLSCSLRRNESLTATDHLRAVRRNSSFSNAWSQPGDVKGKQPERSGTEGSETTSSLSTQRNGIPVSTVRPKPIEKSQFIHNNLKDIYVSIADYEGDEETAGFQEGVCMEVLERNPNGWWYCQIMSGVKPFKGWVPSNYLEKKN